One genomic region from Novosphingobium sp. 9U encodes:
- a CDS encoding NepR family anti-sigma factor yields MTNADPALKLDRSATFCRPPQEREFVLSHPKGQGEPGSPPGLPPSIRKDGEPGWAAGLRKLYKSVVEEPLPDSFDDILKKLDESDES; encoded by the coding sequence GTGACAAACGCCGATCCGGCGCTGAAGCTCGACCGCTCTGCCACGTTTTGCAGACCTCCGCAGGAAAGGGAGTTCGTGTTGTCTCATCCGAAAGGACAAGGGGAGCCCGGGTCGCCGCCCGGTCTGCCACCGTCCATCCGCAAGGATGGTGAGCCGGGTTGGGCTGCAGGATTGAGAAAGCTCTACAAGTCCGTTGTCGAGGAGCCCCTCCCGGACAGCTTCGATGATATTCTCAAGAAGCTGGACGAGAGCGATGAAAGCTGA
- a CDS encoding sigma-70 family RNA polymerase sigma factor, with protein MKADRDQLDNKADEAFRRELLGTLPHLRAFARGLSGRPDYADDLAQEAAIKAWTARERYTPGTNMRAWTFAILRNHYLSELRRSRRQTDLDEGAAERMLVMDADQEGGIHLSDMDAALQQLAPERREAVMLVGAGGFTYEEAAEIADCAVGTMKSRVARARAELNRLLDSDPDPQALAKRNATVRGRNRRAAVEATEQPTRTRRRIG; from the coding sequence ATGAAAGCTGATCGCGACCAGCTGGACAACAAGGCGGACGAGGCATTCCGGCGCGAGTTGCTGGGCACCCTGCCCCACTTGCGCGCTTTTGCGCGTGGGTTGTCGGGTCGGCCCGACTATGCGGACGACTTGGCGCAAGAAGCGGCGATCAAGGCCTGGACCGCGCGTGAGCGCTATACGCCAGGCACGAACATGCGCGCCTGGACCTTTGCGATCCTGCGAAATCATTACCTGAGCGAACTGCGCCGCAGCCGGCGGCAAACCGATCTGGACGAAGGCGCGGCCGAGCGGATGCTGGTGATGGATGCGGACCAGGAAGGCGGCATCCATCTGTCCGACATGGACGCGGCACTACAGCAGCTCGCACCCGAGCGCCGCGAGGCGGTGATGCTGGTGGGCGCGGGCGGCTTCACCTACGAGGAAGCGGCCGAGATCGCCGATTGCGCCGTCGGCACGATGAAGAGCCGCGTGGCGCGTGCGCGGGCCGAGTTGAACCGGCTGCTCGACTCCGATCCCGATCCCCAGGCGCTCGCCAAGCGCAACGCCACCGTTCGTGGTCGCAACAGGCGCGCCGCAGTCGAGGCGACCGAGCAACCCACGCGCACCCGCCGCCGCATCGGCTGA
- a CDS encoding superoxide dismutase, giving the protein MTIPLMPLPYSHDALEPHISSTTLEVHHGAHHKTYVDKLNAAIAGTEDEGKPLEDIIRAASGPKFNNSAQTWNHGFYWHSLSPEKSEPSEALAAAIQRDFGSMDALLEALTNEAVNHFSNGWAWLVVKDGKLAVISTHDANTGLLDSDNPLLTVDVWEHAYYVDQKNKRPAYVQAVLGNIINWKFASENFDRGTPWIYPS; this is encoded by the coding sequence ATGACCATTCCGCTGATGCCGCTGCCTTACAGCCACGACGCGCTCGAACCGCATATCTCGAGCACGACGCTCGAAGTGCACCATGGCGCGCACCACAAGACCTACGTCGACAAGCTGAATGCGGCGATCGCGGGAACCGAGGACGAGGGCAAGCCGCTCGAGGACATCATCCGCGCTGCCAGCGGTCCGAAGTTCAACAACTCGGCCCAGACCTGGAACCACGGCTTCTACTGGCACTCGCTCTCGCCCGAGAAGAGCGAGCCGAGCGAGGCACTCGCTGCAGCGATTCAGCGCGATTTCGGTTCGATGGACGCCCTGCTCGAGGCACTCACAAACGAGGCGGTGAACCACTTCTCAAACGGTTGGGCCTGGCTCGTTGTCAAGGACGGCAAGCTGGCCGTCATCTCGACGCATGACGCCAACACCGGCCTGCTCGACAGCGACAACCCGCTGCTGACCGTCGACGTGTGGGAGCACGCCTACTACGTCGACCAGAAGAACAAGCGCCCGGCTTACGTGCAGGCGGTGCTCGGCAACATCATCAACTGGAAGTTCGCTTCGGAGAACTTCGACCGCGGCACGCCCTGGATCTACCCGAGCTGA